The Impatiens glandulifera chromosome 3, dImpGla2.1, whole genome shotgun sequence genome contains a region encoding:
- the LOC124929709 gene encoding uncharacterized protein LOC124929709 codes for MEDNEKVEDEKQEDVEKVEDAQKVETDEKVEDERKDNDEKVDDDEKVEDAKVEDVKIEVEAKLEDGVARVDDVEVDLKLKDLKVKVKDEKTVGDVKANDDNDDNDDFQLYNTPPKGNYGRRVRKPKKDDSYTNPSLSKMPKTKDPMKVNHLQKFDDELLHKVKAWLDDPKTDNSTTDLHTVQAKKEVLVRVVTRLTWIEDEEIDAFCHLLRKRISCYPKTYKNTLAAIGDCVLSDRIRRLHRDFIKDPAKFPVDEFKDYYMGAPHRYMPEWSTIDDVYMPVNINQKHWILCVARLQKYRIDVYDCDAYLYKNLDPYLKPFCDMIPCIFAKTITPGERVRYPNFNFEGPLQPMTYKRFPHPKVKTAAPKVGEVPRATESGDCGVFTLMYMEHLTANQPVHNVTSENMGFLGRRWRSGYSIRLWNLKHYYL; via the exons ATGGAGGacaatgagaaggtggaggatgaaaaACAAGAGGACgttgagaaggtggaggacgcACAGAAGGTGGAGACcgatgagaag gtggaggatgaaagAAAAGACAACGATGAGAAGgtagatgatgatgagaaggtggaggatgcgAAGGTGGAGGACGTAAAGATAGAGGTTGAGGCTAAATTGGAGGACGGTGTGGCTAGGGTGGATGATGTGGAGGTTGATCTGAAACTGAAGGATTtgaaagtgaaggtgaaggatgagaAGACTGTGGGGGATGTGAAGGCaaatgatgacaatgatgacAATGACGATTTCCAGTTATACAATACTCCTCCTAAAGGAAATTATGGGAGGAGAGTGAGGAAGCCGAAAAAAGATGACTCGTACACCAACCCTTCCTTGTCAAAAATGCCCAAGACAAAGGATCCTATGAAAGTGAAtcaccttcaaaaatttgatgatgagctacTTCATAAAGTAAAGGCGTGGTTGGATGATCCAAAAACCGATAATTCGACAACGGATTTACATACggttcaagcaaagaaggaagTGTTGGTTAGAGTTGTAACAAGGCTTACATGGATTGAAGACGAG GAAATCGATGCATTCTGCCATCTTCTGCGGAAAAGGATTTCCTGCTATcccaaaacatataaaaatacacTTGCGGCAATTGGGGATTGCGTATTGTCGGATAGAATCAGGCGACTGCACAGGGATTTTATTAAGGATCCTGCCAAATTTCCAGTCGACGAATTCAAAGACTATTATATGGGCGCACCACATAGATATATGCCAGAGTGGTCTACAATTGACGACGTCTACATGCCAGTGAACATTAACCAGAAACACTGGATTTTATGTGTAGCACGTCTTCAAAAGTACCGCATTGACGTGTACGACTGTGACGCCTATCTTTATAAGAATCTGGATCCTTATTTGAAACCCTTCTGCGACATGATTCCATGTATATTCGCCAAAACAATCACTCCCGGTGAGAGGGTAAGGTATCCTAATTTCAACTTCGAAGGCCCCCTCCAACCAATGACATACAAACGGTTTCCACACCCCAAAGTGAAAACCGCTGCTCCTAAGGTTGGAGAAGTCCCGCGGGCAACAGAGAGCGGGGACTGTGGGGTCTTCACGCTAATGTACATGGAACACTTGACCGCTAATCAACCCGTGCATAATGTGACCTCAGAAAATATGGGATTTTTAGGCAGAAGATGGCGGTCCGGTTATTCCATCAGATTATGGaaccttaaacattattatttgtaa
- the LOC124929711 gene encoding uncharacterized protein LOC124929711 codes for MEDNEKVEDEKQEDVEKVEDAQKVETDEKVEDERKDNDEKVDDDEKVEDAKVEDVKIEVEAKLEDGVARVDDVEVDLKLKDLKVKVKDEKTVGDVKANDDNDDNDDFQLYNTPPKGNYGRRVRKPKKDDSYTNPSLSKMPKTKDPMKVNHLQKFDDELLHKVKAWLDDPKTDNSTTDLHTVQAKKEVLVRVVTRLTWIEDEEIDAFCHLLRKRISCYPKTYKNTLAAIGDCVLSDRIRRLHRDFIKDPAKFPVDEFKDYYMGAPHRYMPEWSTIDDVYMPVNINQKHWILCVARLQKYRIDVYDCDAYLYKNLDPYLKPFCDMIPCIFAKTITPGERVRYPNFNFEGPLQPMTYKRFPHPKVKTAAPKVGEVPRATESGDCGVFTLMYMEHLTANQPVHNVTSENMGFFRQKMAVRLFHQIMEP; via the exons ATGGAGGacaatgagaaggtggaggatgaaaaACAAGAGGACgttgagaaggtggaggacgcACAGAAGGTGGAGACcgatgagaag gtggaggatgaaagAAAAGACAACGATGAGAAGgtagatgatgatgagaaggtggaggatgcgAAGGTGGAGGACGTAAAGATAGAGGTTGAGGCTAAATTGGAGGACGGTGTGGCTAGGGTGGATGATGTGGAGGTTGATCTGAAACTGAAGGATTtgaaagtgaaggtgaaggatgagaAGACTGTGGGGGATGTGAAGGCaaatgatgacaatgatgacAATGACGATTTCCAGTTATACAATACTCCTCCTAAAGGAAATTATGGGAGGAGAGTGAGGAAGCCGAAAAAAGATGACTCGTACACCAACCCTTCCTTGTCAAAAATGCCCAAGACAAAGGATCCTATGAAAGTGAAtcaccttcaaaaatttgatgatgagctacTTCATAAAGTAAAGGCGTGGTTGGATGATCCAAAAACCGATAATTCGACAACGGATTTACATACggttcaagcaaagaaggaagTGTTGGTTAGAGTTGTAACAAGGCTTACATGGATTGAAGACGAG GAAATCGATGCATTCTGCCATCTTCTGCGGAAAAGGATTTCCTGCTATcccaaaacatataaaaatacacTTGCGGCAATTGGGGATTGCGTATTGTCGGATAGAATCAGGCGACTGCACAGGGATTTTATTAAGGATCCTGCCAAATTTCCAGTCGACGAATTCAAAGACTATTATATGGGCGCACCACATAGATATATGCCAGAGTGGTCTACAATTGACGACGTCTACATGCCAGTGAACATTAACCAGAAACACTGGATTTTATGTGTAGCACGTCTTCAAAAGTACCGCATTGACGTGTACGACTGTGACGCCTATCTTTATAAGAATCTGGATCCTTATTTGAAACCCTTCTGCGACATGATTCCATGTATATTCGCCAAAACAATCACTCCCGGTGAGAGGGTAAGGTATCCTAATTTCAACTTCGAAGGCCCCCTCCAACCAATGACATACAAACGGTTTCCACACCCCAAAGTGAAAACCGCTGCTCCTAAGGTTGGAGAAGTCCCGCGGGCAACAGAGAGCGGGGACTGTGGGGTCTTCACGCTAATGTACATGGAACACTTGACCGCTAATCAACCCGTGCATAATGTGACCTCAGAAAATATGGGATTTTTTAGGCAGAAGATGGCGGTCCGGTTATTCCATCAGATTATGGaaccttaa
- the LOC124929408 gene encoding protein PHYLLO, chloroplastic codes for MTTTAAGARISDATIVSSQSSLLRLQSVAHLSGRKLVQTAKGNNTSSCRIFLLPRHQNPILMPVRCVMEKVDVVEVEKVQLPAETCIMRTLAPALTLEQGLEKIEQALRELKLNPPRSPGGLYRIQIEVPPSAKALKWFSSQPVESQVFPQFYLSGEKDDASFKSLDLNGPKGVFGLGAAIAFNGSTSSTLADWNAFSRNISIDSVPLKIYGLTDIDVDTNSTSMKHETGSSYLFIPQIELYELEGSSTLAATIVWGDCSARNFDEALQSCELALYQVNQYLWPTVDRCYNKCLSSAVGKFDVLEDPQSQMVCANANSLSGSTHLTDPKALKDVSYFPQFLVRLSRTQGISNNMCVPAHVPSAGQRLSDSVNINTLWASLIVEECCRLGLTYFCVAPGSRSSPLACAASTHPLATAISCFDERSLAFHAVGYARGSGKPAIVITSSGTAVSNLLPAVVEASQDYLPLLLLTADRPPELRQSGANQAITQVNHFGSYVRVFYGLPAPSDDINARMALTTIDSAVHLATTSPCGPVHVNCPFRDPLDNSQRKWMLKTLDGLDSWISRSEPFTTYVQMQNPLASNNTSSQTAEVLKLIQEAKKGLLVISALHTEDDIWAALLLAKHLSWPVVTDVLSGLKLRKYSPDFTDMEDNIYFVDHVDNFLLSKSVRAWALPDVILQVGSRITSKRIYQMMDDSVPCSYILVDKQPSRHDPSHILTHRIQSTIPQFVDSVIKTCSPQVNNKWFSILQALDKRVEWEISSLFDSESALTEPYVAYTVSKELRHGSAIFIGNSMSIRDMDMYGCKQSQWTNGSQRSLASELSCQSIQVVGNRGASGIDGLLSTAVGFARGCSKRVICVLGDISFLHDTNGLALLKQRIRRKPMTVIIINNGGGAIFSLLPVADKTDRKILNEFFYTTHDVSIENLCKAHRLDHVSARTKQEFQDALLTSQQGESDCVIEVQSNIDDNVTFHSKLKNFTIQGVDQAFDIISKFTDSASGDSFSLAEIRKMEYSPYKIQLSAPPTYAYNDASLSYRDGFIIKLSFEDGSTGYGEVAPLGSNEENFVDIEEQIRFLVHATDGAKISCDLPQLKGSFSNWIWKTLGILPGSLFPSVRCGLEMAILNAIAAKKDLTLLNVLRPETASEAEESSAVQICGLLDSIGSPTDAAHAAAALVEQGFSAIKIKVARQADPIKDSEVIQAVRKKVGRDVILRVDANKRWTYEQAVQFASSVKECDLQYIEEPLENEDEIIKYCEETRLPVALDETIDKIRDNHVEMLTKFSHPGIAAIVIKPSTVGGFENAGIIARWAQQHGKMAVVSSAFESSLGLSAYVQFSKYIELQNIDVCKAIKKEPLPEVAHGLGTYQWLKEDVSTKGLNIRRSSNVGHVEASSSDASSLLRKFEVNDKAILGNYSGEQVRNNRVSVDSEGFSFSINTHETGPQNGENTVVFLHGFLGTGEDWVPIMKAISGSARCIAIDLPGQGASRVDRKITRERSDEPNLSIEGIADIVNKVISQIAPGKVTIVGYSMGARIALYMASRFADKIKGAVIVSGSPGLKDSLARNNRRAIDDSRSQSLIAHGLEQFLDGWYKASLWNSLREHPHFKRVVSNRLQHDSVQTLAKVLSDSSVGRQRPLWDDLKHFKVPLQIVVGEKDEKYKQIAEEMLYELNLGMSSQNGHGKHTSEIVEVPNSGHAVHIENPLAIISALRAFLKK; via the exons ATGACAACGACAGCAGCGGGAGCTCGTATTTCCGACGCAACCATTGTATCGTCTCAAAGCTCTCTTCTTCGGTTGCAATCTGTCGCCCATTTATCTGGTCGTAAGCTCGTACAAACTGCAAAGGGGAACAACACCTCTTCCTGCCGCATCTTTCTCCTCCCCAGACATCAAAATCCTATTTTAATG CCTGTTCGATGCGTGATGGAAAAGGTTGATGTAGTGGAAGTTGAAAAGGTGCAGTTACCTGCAGAGACCTGTATTATGAGGACTCTCGCGCCTGCATTGACACTAGAGCAGGGTCTTGAGAAAATTGAGCAGGCTCTCCGAGAATTGAAGTTGAATCCTCCTCGCTCCCCTGGCGGGTTATATAGAATTCAG ATTGAGGTGCCCCCAAGTGCTAAAGCCTTGAAGTGGTTTTCGTCGCAACCAGTGGAATCACAAGTATTCCCACAATTTTATCTTTCAGGTGAGAAGGACGATGCTTCTTTCAAATCTCTTGATCTGAATGGGCCCAAGGGAGTTTTTGGTCTAGGAGCTGCAATTGCTTTCAATGGGTCTACTTCATCCACATTGGCTGACTGGAATGCTTTTAGCAG GAATATCTCCATTGACTCAGTTCCTCTAAAGATTTATGGTTTAACGGACATTGATGTTGATACGAATTCAACTTCCATGAAACACGAAACTGGTTCATCATACCTTTTTATACCACAG ATTGAGTTATATGAACTTGAAGGTTCTTCAACTTTAGCTGCAACCATAGTATGGGGTGATTGTTCTGCTCGTAATTTTGACGAGGCATTACAATCTTGTGAGTTAGCTCTTTATCAG GTAAATCAATATCTATGGCCTACAGTTGATAGATGCTATAACAAGTGCCTCTCCTCTGCTGTTGGAAAGTTTGATGTCTTGGAAGATCCTCAATCCCAGATG GTGTGTGCTAATGCTAACTCACTGAGTGGAAGTACTCATCTTACTGATCCCAAGGCATTG AAAGATGTTTCTTACTTTCCCCAATTCTTGGTCAGGCTTTCACGCACTCAAGGAATATCCAATAATATG TGTGTACCAGCTCATGTTCCCTCAGCTGGTCAACGACTATCTGATTCTGTAAACATAAATACTCTTTGGGCGTCTCTTATAGTTGAAGAGTGCTGCCGCCTTGGTTTAACA TATTTTTGTGTAGCGCCAGGATCAAGATCATCTCCCCTTGCCTGTGCTGCTTCCACTCACCCGCTTGCAACTGCTATTTCTTGTTTTGATGAACGATCATTGGCATTTCATGCGGTTGGATATGCAAGAGGCTCTGGTAAACCAGCAATAGTAATAACATCATCAGGCACAGCTGTTTCCAATCTTCTTCCAGCT GTTGTTGAGGCAAGTCAAGACTATCTGCCACTTTTGTTGCTCACAGCTGATCGTCCACCTGAGTTGCGGCAAAGTGGAGCAAACCAGGCGATTACTCAG GTCAACCATTTTGGGTCATATGTAAGGGTCTTTTATGGCTTGCCTGCACCAAGTGATGATATCAATGCAAGGATGGCACTCACAACCATCGACTCAGCTGTTCATTTGGCTACCACTTCTCCATGTGGCCCCGTTCATGTTAACTGTCCTTTCAGGGATCCGTTGGATAACAGTCAAAGAAAGTGGATGCTGAAAACTTTAGATGGATTAGACTCGTGGATCTCGAGAAGTGAACCTTTCACAACCTATGTGCAGATGCAGAATCCTTTAGCAAGCAATAATACTAGCAGCCAAACTGCGGAAGTTCTAAAGTTAATTCAAGAAGCAAAAAAAGGACTTCTAGTCATCTCTGCTCTCCACACAGAGGATGATATATGGGCAGCTTTACTTCTGGCAAAACACCTATCATGGCCTGTTGTAACTGATGTCTTGTCAGGTCTAAAATTGAGGAAATATTCCCCTGATTTTACCGACATGgaagacaatatatattttgttgatcATGTAGATAACTTTCTGTTATCAAAGTCTGTCAGGGCTTGGGCACTTCCTGATGTTATCTTGCAG GTAGGAAGTAGGATTACAAGCAAACGCATATACCAGATGATGGATGATTCTGTTCCATGCTCATACATACTAGTGGACAAGCAACCGAGTCGTCATGATCCATCCCACATTTTGACACACAGGATTCAGAGTACTATTCCTCAGTTTGTGGATAGTGTGATTAAAACTTGCAGTCCACAGGTCAACAACAAATGGTTCAGTATTTTGCAAGCTTTGGATAAGAGG GTTGAATGGGAGATATCATCACTCTTTGATTCAGAATCTGCATTGACAGAACCGTATGTTGCATATACGGTTTCAAAAGAGCTTCGTCATGGATCTGCTATATTTATTGGGAACAGTATGTCTATACGTGACATGGACATGTATGGATGTAAACAGTCCCAGTGGACTAATGGAAGTCAAAGATCATTGGCCTCTGAACTATCATGCCAGTCTATTCAGGTTGTCGGGAATAGAGGAGCTAGTGGAATTGATGGCTTACTGAGCACTGCTGTTGGTTTTGCTCGGGGATGCAGCAAAAGG GTAATATGTGTGCTGGGAGATATCTCTTTTCTGCATGATACGAATGGATTGGCACTGCTGAAGCAAAG GATAAGAAGAAAACCAATGACCGTTATCATAATCAACAACGGGGGTGGTGCAATCTTCAGTCTTCTTCCAGTTGCAGATAAAACTGATAGAAAAATATTGAATGAATTTTTCTATACCACCCATGATGTTTCAATTGAGAACCTATGCAAAGCTCATCG TCTGGACCATGTATCTGCACGAACTAAACAAGAATTTCAAGATGCATTGTTGACATCTCAACAAGGAGAGTCTGATTGTGTCATAGAGGTTCAAAGCAATATTGATGATAATGTAACATTCCACAG TAAGCTAAAGAATTTTACAATTCAAGGAGTGGATCAAGCCTTtgatattatatcaaaattcacAGATTCTGCATCCGGTGATAGTTTCTCTCTAGCTGAAATTAGGAAAATGGAATATTCTCCTTACAA AATTCAGCTAAGTGCCCCTCCAACATATGCGTACAATGATGCTTCATTGAGCTATAGAGATGGTTTTATCATAAAGTTATCTTTTGAGGATGGAAGCACAGGATATGGAGAG GTTGCCCCACTGGGAAGTAATGAAGAAAACTTTGTTGATATTGAGGAGCAAATTCGGTTTCTTGTTCATGCTACAGATGGTGCAAAGATTAGTTGTGATCTTCCACAGCTGAAGGGCTCATTTTCCAATTGGATATGGAAAACCTTAGGAATATTG CCAGGATCACTCTTTCCCAGTGTTAGATGTGGTTTGGAAATGGCCATCCTCAATGCTATAGCGGCTAAGAAAGATTTGACCTTGTTGAATGTGCTTCGTCCAGAGACAGCTTCTGAAGCTGAAGAATCCTCTGCAGTTCAGATCTGTGGCCTCCTTGATTCCATTGGCTCTCCAACAGATGCTGCTCATGCTGCTGCAGCACTTGTTGAACAGGGATTCAGtgcaataaaaattaaa GTAGCACGCCAGGCAGATCCTATAAAAGATTCTGAAGTTATTCAAGCAGTGAGAAAGAAGGTTGGCCGTGATGTTATATTGCGTGTTGATGCAAATAAGAGGTGGACATATGAACAAGCAGTTCAATTTGCTTCCTCAGTTAAGGAATGTGATCTGCAGTATATTGAG GAACCATTGGAAAATGAAGATGAGATAATCAAGTATTGTGAAGAAACAAGATTGCCTGTAGCATTGGATGAAACAATTGACAAGATTAGGGATAATCATGTGGAGATGCTTACCAAGTTCTCTCATCCAGGAATAGCAGCAATT GTTATCAAGCCAAGTACTGTGGGTGGTTTTGAGAATGCAGGGATAATTGCAAGATGGGCGCAGCAGCATGGGAAGATGGCTGTTGTCAGTTCTGCATTTGAAAGCAGCCTTGGTTTATCAGCATACGTCCAGTTCTCCAAATACATTGAGTTGCAAAACATAGATGTGTGCAAAGCAATTAAAAAGGAACCTCTTCCAGAAGTAGCACATGGTCTGGGAACATATCAATGGCTTAAAGAAGATGTTTCTACCAAAGGTCTGAATATTAGACGTAGTTCGAATGTTGGCCATGTTGAGGCATCTTCTTCTGATGCTAGCTCTCTCCTGAGGAAATTTGAAGTCAATGATAAGGCAATACTTGGTAACTATTCTGGCGAACAAGTGCGTAACAACCGTGTATCAGTTGATTCGGAGGGTTTCTCATTCTCCATCAACACACATGAGACTGGACCACAGAATGGA GAAAACACAGTAGTGTTTCTTCATGGGTTCCTGGGAACTGGTGAAGATTGGGTTCCCATCATGAAGGCTATCTCCGGATCTGCAAGATGCATTGCTATTGACCTTCCCGGCCAGGGAGCATCAAGGGTTGATCGTAAGATAACTAGGGAAAGATCGGATGAACCTAATCTCTCAATTGAGGGGATTGCAGATATAGTGAACAAGGTAATTTCTCAAATTGCTCCTGGGAAAGTCACAATTGTTGGGTACTCAATGGGAGCGCGAATTGCACTGTATATGGCATCGAGATTTGCAGACAAG ATAAAAGGAGCTGTCATTGTATCTGGAAGTCCTGGACTGAAAGATAGTTTGGCAAGAAATAACCGCAGGGCTATTGATGATTCAAGAAGCCAATCTCTCATTGCTCATGGATTGGAACAATTTTTGGATGGGTGGTATAAAGCATCATTGTGGAATAG CTTAAGAGAGCATCCCCATTTCAAGCGTGTTGTTTCCAACCGTCTTCAGCATGACAGCGTTCAAACTCTTGCCAAAGTCCTCTCAGATTCAAGTGTTGGGAGGCAAAG GCCATTGTGGGATGATCTGAAGCACTTTAAGGTGCCTTTACAAATTGTTGTGGGAGAGAAAGATGAAAAGTATAAGCAGATTGCTGAGGAAATGTTGTATGAACTCAATCTTGGCATGTCAAGCCAAAATGGTCATGGAAAACACACTTCTGAAATCGTAGAGGTTCCAAACAGTGGCCATGCAGTTCATATAGAGAATCCCCTCGCAATTATCAGCGCGCTAAGAGCTTTTTTGAAAAAGTGA